In Paenibacillus sonchi, a single genomic region encodes these proteins:
- a CDS encoding PDC sensor domain-containing protein, translating into MLFIITAIVIPSLALAVISSETSKTELRSKMEDTTNSSIHILDKTLTQLIQLESASVNELADQISAADVTSGSARVRKLIDKFKAEHPEIDIVALGNTDGKFMLSPTSDPKDYDPRVRDWYIAALKSS; encoded by the coding sequence ATGCTGTTCATTATTACCGCCATTGTAATTCCTTCTCTTGCCCTGGCTGTCATCTCCTCGGAAACTTCCAAAACAGAGCTGCGCTCCAAAATGGAGGACACCACAAACTCCAGCATCCATATCCTCGATAAAACGCTGACCCAGCTGATTCAGCTGGAAAGCGCAAGTGTCAATGAGCTGGCTGACCAGATTTCCGCAGCAGATGTGACAAGCGGTTCCGCCCGGGTCCGCAAGCTGATTGACAAATTCAAGGCGGAGCATCCCGAAATTGACATCGTTGCCCTGGGCAACACTGACGGCAAATTTATGCTGTCCCCCACATCCGATCCGAAGGATTATGATCCCAGGGTACGGGACTGGTATATTGCTGCACTGAAAAGCTCCTGA